A window of Cetobacterium sp. ZOR0034 genomic DNA:
GAAGGAAAAATTTTAGGAAGATTAGCTGCTGAGATAGCTAAAAAATTAATGGGTAAAGATAAAGTTTCTTACACTCCACACATTGATGGAGGAGACTTCGTAATCGTTACAAACATCGAGAAGATTGCTGTAACTGGAAAGAAATTAACAGATAAAGTATACTACAGTCACTCAGGATTCCCTGGTGGATTAAAAGAAAGAAGATTAGAAGAGATTCTTGCTAAGAATCCTAAAGAAGCTTTAATGCTAGCTGTTAAGAGAATGCTTCCAAAGAACAGATTAGGAAGAGAGCAGTTAACAAGATTAAGAATATTTGTTGGAGCTGAGCACGCTCATACTGCACAAAAACCAGTAAAGGTAGAATTTTAATTAGGAGGGATTGACAGTGGCAGAAATGATTCAATATAGAGGAACTGGAAGAAGAAAAACTTCAGTAGCAAGAGTAAGACTTATCCCTGGTGGAAAAGGAATCGAAATAAACGGAAAAACTATGGCAGAGTACTTCGGTGGAAGAGAGTTACTTTCTAAAATCGTTGAGCAACCATTAAACTTAACTGAGACTTTAGATAAGTTCGAAGTTAAAGTAAACGTAATCGGTGGAGGAAACGCTGGACAAGCAGGAGCTATCAGACACGGATTATCAAGAGCTTTAGTTGAAGCTGATGAGACTTTAAGAGGAGCTTTAAAAGCAGCTGGATTCTTAACAAGAGACTCAAGAATGGTAGAAAGAAAGAAATACGGAAAGAGAAAAGCAAGAAGATCTCCACAATTCTCAAAGAGATAATTGTTTTTATTCAAGAAGTTTTGCAGATACATTTATGTATCTGCTTTTTTTTATAATTTTTTTAAGAATAAAAATAAAAAATAGAATTTAAAAATATTGATTTTAAAAAAAATTAGAAAGTTTATAGATATATATAATAAATTTAAAAATAAAAAAAATATATGCAGAAAAAGCGATGACTAAATGTTCAGTGATGTTATACTATACATAATCATGAAAAAGTTTGATATATATGAAAAAAAGATGAAGATAAATAAAAAAAATTGAAAAATCTAGACGTAAAAAAGTTGTAAAAAGTTTGAAAAAAATAAAAAAATGTTTACAAATAGATTAAAATATTGTATAAACTTAGGTAACGGGAGAAATTCAAAACGGGGATTTCTAAAAAAAAATTAACTGGAGGGAATTTATATGAAAAAGTTAGCACTTTTATTAGGTTCTTTATTAGTAGTTGGAGCAACTGCATCTGCGAAAGAGGCTGTAGTAGCA
This region includes:
- the rplM gene encoding 50S ribosomal protein L13, with translation MKKYTAMQRKEDVVREFVQYDAEGKILGRLAAEIAKKLMGKDKVSYTPHIDGGDFVIVTNIEKIAVTGKKLTDKVYYSHSGFPGGLKERRLEEILAKNPKEALMLAVKRMLPKNRLGREQLTRLRIFVGAEHAHTAQKPVKVEF
- the rpsI gene encoding 30S ribosomal protein S9; the protein is MIQYRGTGRRKTSVARVRLIPGGKGIEINGKTMAEYFGGRELLSKIVEQPLNLTETLDKFEVKVNVIGGGNAGQAGAIRHGLSRALVEADETLRGALKAAGFLTRDSRMVERKKYGKRKARRSPQFSKR